The Acidobacteriota bacterium genome has a segment encoding these proteins:
- a CDS encoding MFS transporter — protein sequence MLPRLRRFLDIRAGEGWPVFYCFLYVAIAVASFLLAKPIRNGLFLQEFGAYRLVYVYVGVPLVLAVFIPIYSSIVSRVGQRAGITGSLVFLSLNVLAFWYAFTHHPRPWLSAAFYIWVNCYGVIAPVQAWMFANAVFDTRQARRLFGLVGAGASLGAIVGGLLARELVDQLGSVVDLMLVLAAMIAAAASVVNVAWRVRRAERSKPAAPARRLALGATLGLIGRTPYLRLLAALVVLVAIATQWTQFQLSVVAEQRFGSSAAELTEFFGTFNFVMGIVAFAVQVVLTGPALRKFGIAFTILLLPCAIGTGSALILVWPVLWTVLVTNALDQGLRFSVDKSTFEVLYLPLPAHIKPAVKGTIDLVINRLADGAGGVLLGLATQGFSVVAFVLPGAGLGVRGIAALNLVVVALWLTVAWRLRRGYVDAIRDSIQQHRLDVERAAGPVLDRSAAELLAGKLAAPDPGEVLYALDQFEAQHTRAVHPAVRGLLSHGAPEVRRRAIALLARAGDRTVLPQVEVMLHDRDLDVRTEALMYLAQHSQVDPLDRIERLGDFPDFSIQAGMIAFLSRPGFTQNLDAARVLLERMVDAGGESDVRSRAEAARLLGALPRAFDDVLARLLGDDAPEVWREAVASAARLRASEVAGLVVPRLGAPGHGDAVARALVDLGDGAVPALASALADDGVDLATRSAIPPVLAAIGGRAARDGLVANLLSGEVTLRSAVIDALGHMAHRHAGTAEDRQTFEMALTAEIVGHYRSYQIAGRLGAALDHDDPVARGLRASIELEQERVFRLLELLQPGLDLGSAWYGLRSGSSAVRSNALELLDNVLSPELRALVVPLFDPLISLAERARRADRIVGTGIETNEQAVAALVASDDPWLRSCGVYAVGALRLHALADTIDSFTGSDDP from the coding sequence ATGCTCCCCCGCCTCCGCAGGTTCCTCGACATCCGCGCCGGCGAGGGGTGGCCCGTGTTCTACTGCTTCCTCTACGTCGCCATCGCGGTCGCGTCGTTCCTGCTCGCCAAGCCGATCAGAAACGGCCTGTTCCTGCAGGAGTTCGGCGCGTACCGCCTCGTCTACGTGTACGTCGGCGTGCCGCTCGTCCTGGCCGTCTTCATCCCCATCTACTCGTCCATCGTCTCGCGGGTCGGACAGCGCGCCGGGATCACCGGCAGCCTGGTGTTCCTCTCGCTGAACGTGCTCGCCTTCTGGTACGCCTTCACGCATCACCCGCGACCCTGGCTCTCGGCGGCCTTCTACATCTGGGTGAACTGCTACGGCGTCATCGCCCCGGTGCAGGCGTGGATGTTCGCCAACGCCGTGTTCGATACGCGGCAGGCGAGGCGGCTCTTCGGGCTCGTCGGGGCCGGGGCCAGCCTCGGCGCCATCGTCGGCGGCCTGCTGGCCCGCGAGCTCGTCGACCAGCTCGGCTCGGTCGTCGACCTGATGCTCGTGCTCGCCGCCATGATCGCGGCCGCCGCCAGCGTCGTGAACGTCGCCTGGCGCGTGCGGCGGGCCGAGCGGTCGAAGCCGGCCGCGCCCGCCAGGCGCCTGGCCCTCGGCGCGACGCTCGGACTCATCGGACGCACGCCCTACCTGCGCCTGCTCGCCGCGCTCGTCGTGCTCGTCGCCATCGCGACCCAGTGGACGCAGTTCCAGTTGAGCGTGGTGGCCGAGCAGCGGTTCGGCAGCTCCGCCGCCGAGTTGACCGAGTTCTTCGGCACGTTCAACTTCGTGATGGGCATCGTCGCCTTCGCCGTGCAGGTCGTCCTGACAGGGCCGGCGCTGCGCAAGTTCGGCATCGCGTTCACCATCCTGCTGCTGCCCTGCGCCATCGGCACGGGCTCCGCCCTGATCCTGGTCTGGCCGGTGCTGTGGACCGTGCTCGTCACCAACGCGCTCGACCAGGGCCTGCGCTTCTCGGTCGACAAGTCGACCTTCGAGGTCCTGTACCTGCCGCTGCCCGCCCACATCAAACCAGCGGTCAAGGGCACGATCGATCTCGTCATCAACCGTCTGGCCGACGGTGCCGGCGGCGTGCTGCTCGGCCTCGCCACGCAGGGCTTCAGCGTCGTCGCCTTCGTGCTGCCGGGCGCGGGACTCGGGGTGCGCGGCATCGCCGCGCTGAACCTCGTCGTCGTGGCGCTCTGGCTCACCGTCGCCTGGCGGCTCCGGCGGGGCTACGTCGACGCCATCCGCGACAGCATCCAGCAGCATCGGCTCGATGTCGAGCGGGCCGCAGGGCCGGTGCTCGATCGCTCGGCGGCCGAGTTGCTCGCCGGCAAGCTCGCGGCGCCCGACCCCGGCGAGGTGCTGTACGCGCTCGACCAGTTCGAGGCCCAGCACACGCGGGCCGTGCACCCGGCTGTTCGTGGGCTGCTCTCGCACGGGGCCCCCGAGGTCCGGCGACGGGCCATCGCGCTGCTCGCGAGGGCCGGCGATCGGACGGTGCTGCCTCAGGTCGAGGTGATGCTGCACGATCGCGACCTCGACGTGCGCACCGAAGCGCTGATGTACCTGGCGCAACACTCGCAGGTCGACCCGCTCGATCGCATCGAGCGGCTCGGCGACTTTCCCGACTTCTCCATCCAGGCCGGGATGATCGCGTTTCTGAGCCGGCCGGGGTTCACCCAGAACCTCGATGCCGCGAGGGTGCTGCTCGAGCGGATGGTCGACGCCGGGGGCGAGAGCGACGTGCGATCGCGGGCCGAGGCCGCCCGTCTCCTCGGCGCGTTGCCCCGCGCCTTCGACGACGTCCTCGCGCGGCTGCTCGGTGACGACGCGCCCGAGGTCTGGCGCGAGGCCGTCGCGTCGGCCGCACGGCTGCGCGCCAGCGAAGTGGCGGGGCTCGTCGTGCCCCGTCTCGGCGCCCCCGGCCACGGCGACGCGGTGGCGCGCGCGCTCGTCGACCTCGGCGACGGGGCCGTGCCCGCCCTCGCGTCGGCCCTCGCCGACGACGGCGTCGACCTCGCGACCCGCAGCGCGATTCCCCCGGTGCTCGCCGCCATCGGCGGCCGCGCGGCACGCGATGGTCTCGTTGCGAACCTGCTGTCGGGCGAGGTGACGCTCCGGAGCGCCGTCATCGATGCGCTCGGGCACATGGCGCACCGCCATGCGGGCACGGCCGAGGACCGGCAGACGTTCGAGATGGCTCTCACCGCCGAGATCGTCGGGCACTACCGGTCGTATCAGATTGCCGGCCGGCTCGGGGCTGCCCTCGACCACGACGACCCAGTGGCGCGCGGCCTCAGGGCCTCGATCGAGCTCGAACAGGAGCGCGTGTTCCGCCTGCTCGAACTGCTCCAGCCGGGCCTCGACCTCGGCAGCGCCTGGTACGGGCTGCGCTCGGGCAGCAGCGCCGTCCGCTCGAATGCCCTCGAGTTGCTCGACAACGTCCTGTCGCCCGAGTTGCGGGCACTCGTCGTCCCGCTCTTCGACCCGCTCATCTCGCTCGCCGAACGGGCCAGACGCGCCGACCGGATCGTGGGCACCGGCATCGAGACGAACGAGCAGGCGGTGGCGGCCCTCGTGGCGAGCGACGACCCCTGGCTGCGGTCGTGCGGCGTCTACGCCGTGGGGGCCCTGCGCCTGCACGCGCTCGCCGACACGATCGACTCGTTCACCGGGAGCGACGACCC
- a CDS encoding response regulator has translation MTDLRPCRGTILIVDDQENNIRILERMLRKAGYEQLVSSTDPRDAQPLFDQHRPDLVLLDLHMPHLDGFGVLERLAPYIAPGTYMPILVLTADISPEAKQRALSMGAKDFLAKPFDSTEVLLRIRNLLEGRFLYLELQEQNELLEQKVRLRTRELEEAQVEILERLALAAEYRDDATQEHTRRVGEISARLAQRMGMPPDVVELIRRAAPLHDLGKIAVPDSILLKLGKLTDQEFAIIRSHTTIGARILSGSRHPLLQLAEQIALTHHEHWDGKGYQPGLGGERIPVVSRIVAVADVFDALTHTRPYKKAWSVERACAEIQAQSGRQFDPQVVDAFLDLVATSGLGPADPRLEDDLEEAIPRQYD, from the coding sequence ATGACCGACCTCCGCCCGTGCCGCGGCACGATTCTCATCGTCGACGACCAGGAGAACAACATCCGCATCCTCGAGCGGATGCTCCGCAAGGCAGGCTACGAGCAGCTCGTCAGCTCGACCGATCCCCGCGACGCGCAACCGCTCTTCGACCAGCATCGACCCGACCTGGTGCTGCTCGATCTCCACATGCCGCACCTCGACGGCTTCGGCGTGCTCGAGCGCCTCGCCCCGTACATTGCGCCCGGCACCTACATGCCGATCCTGGTGCTGACGGCCGACATCAGCCCGGAGGCCAAGCAGCGCGCGCTCTCGATGGGGGCGAAGGACTTCCTCGCCAAGCCCTTCGACTCGACGGAGGTGCTGCTCCGCATCAGGAACCTGCTCGAGGGCCGGTTCCTCTACCTCGAGCTGCAGGAACAGAACGAACTGCTCGAGCAGAAGGTGCGGCTGCGGACACGGGAGCTCGAGGAGGCCCAGGTCGAGATTCTCGAACGGCTCGCCCTGGCGGCCGAGTACCGCGACGACGCGACGCAGGAGCACACGCGGCGCGTGGGCGAGATCTCGGCCCGGCTCGCCCAGCGCATGGGCATGCCGCCGGACGTCGTCGAGCTCATTCGCCGCGCCGCGCCGCTCCACGACCTGGGCAAGATCGCGGTGCCCGACTCGATCCTGCTGAAGCTCGGCAAGCTCACCGACCAGGAGTTCGCCATCATCCGGTCGCACACGACCATCGGCGCGCGCATCCTGTCGGGCAGCCGCCATCCGCTGCTGCAGCTGGCCGAGCAGATCGCGCTGACCCACCACGAGCACTGGGACGGCAAGGGCTACCAGCCCGGCCTTGGCGGCGAGCGCATCCCGGTGGTGAGCCGGATCGTGGCCGTGGCCGACGTCTTCGACGCGCTGACCCACACCCGCCCGTACAAGAAGGCCTGGTCGGTCGAGCGCGCCTGCGCCGAGATCCAGGCGCAGAGCGGGCGGCAGTTCGATCCCCAGGTGGTCGACGCGTTCCTCGACCTCGTTGCGACCAGCGGGCTCGGGCCGGCCGACCCTCGTCTCGAGGACGACCTCGAGGAAGCGATTCCCCGCCAGTACGACTGA
- a CDS encoding DUF2339 domain-containing protein: MIELLIGLVVVGVGFLLAIGLPIVSLVRSARLARQIDELGRRLDRLAEHLRTSEHEASGPAAGAARHDLRRPTAHATSATAPPVPAASTNAETLAGPPASETIGPEVTAAPRVAPPDARTAPVGATPLSGATPPPAPAGPSFEARVGGRWLLYAAVATLLVGASFFLKYAFDNEWITPGLRVALGALAGLGCVGAGTRFAARGARFFGQVVVGGGIALLYLTSYATYHFYGLITREAAFLVMVGITALGAWVGDRQRAQALAMAALVGGFATPMLVGGTRDAQVTLFTYVTILVAGAIWLASRHRWSALPVVGFILTGLTFAAWATAHYTPAKWALTELFLTVLAGLFVVAWWHARRIGTSAGRAAAVVLATGPLAYHLASLANLAQAPTWTWLLVYLIAFSAAAVTLTVRAGHAWLRLASWAAVAVPLSVWAAEESGAAWVWPGLVTLGAIYGLHLLATWKSLPPAETRLGAADIVLIHGNGLWAYDAIDSLVRPVALDWLGPAAAVLALWHLALAGAASRLHRDAMLQWATLSFALAAIGVAVTFDGAGQATGWAALGAGLAWMGLGAGRTWMRLAGGGLGAMALLRLVEWHDQALAVGTWPLVNVRFGVTLFALALLYLVAWWHARADPRPPGARHVTAGLVVVASVLTVVALTSEIGLYFDLAAWQAADGGAGAITAGAARRQVAVSIAWAAYALLLVTVGLRTSYAPWRYFAIGLFVLTTGKVFFYDLAQVDRVYRIVSTLGLGVLLLVASWLYQQLVSRPSQPDQLNLP, translated from the coding sequence GTGATTGAGCTCCTGATCGGCCTCGTTGTGGTCGGCGTCGGCTTCCTCCTGGCGATCGGGCTGCCGATTGTCTCCCTGGTGAGATCGGCCCGCCTGGCGCGCCAGATCGACGAGCTCGGCCGGCGTCTCGATCGGCTCGCCGAGCACCTCCGGACGAGCGAGCACGAGGCGTCCGGGCCCGCAGCCGGCGCCGCGCGTCACGACCTCCGACGGCCCACGGCGCACGCGACCTCCGCAACCGCCCCGCCAGTGCCGGCCGCCTCCACGAACGCCGAGACGCTCGCCGGCCCTCCGGCGAGCGAGACCATCGGGCCAGAGGTCACGGCCGCACCGAGGGTGGCCCCGCCCGACGCGCGGACGGCGCCGGTGGGCGCTACGCCGCTCTCTGGCGCGACACCACCGCCGGCGCCCGCCGGTCCGTCGTTCGAGGCGCGCGTGGGGGGGCGCTGGCTGCTCTACGCGGCCGTCGCGACGCTGCTCGTCGGCGCGAGCTTCTTCCTGAAGTACGCCTTCGACAACGAGTGGATCACGCCCGGCCTCCGCGTCGCGCTCGGGGCCCTCGCGGGTCTCGGCTGCGTCGGCGCCGGCACGCGCTTCGCGGCGCGCGGCGCGCGCTTCTTCGGGCAGGTGGTCGTCGGGGGCGGCATTGCCCTGCTGTACCTCACCTCTTACGCGACGTATCACTTCTACGGGCTCATCACCCGCGAGGCCGCCTTCCTCGTGATGGTGGGCATCACGGCGCTCGGCGCCTGGGTGGGCGACCGTCAGCGTGCGCAGGCGCTCGCCATGGCGGCGCTCGTCGGCGGGTTCGCGACGCCCATGCTGGTCGGCGGGACGCGCGATGCGCAGGTCACGCTCTTCACCTACGTCACGATCCTCGTGGCGGGGGCGATCTGGCTGGCGTCGCGCCACCGGTGGTCGGCCCTGCCGGTTGTCGGCTTCATCCTGACGGGCCTGACGTTTGCGGCGTGGGCGACGGCGCACTACACGCCGGCCAAGTGGGCACTGACCGAGCTCTTCCTCACGGTGCTCGCCGGGCTGTTCGTCGTCGCGTGGTGGCACGCGCGTCGAATCGGCACGAGCGCGGGCCGCGCCGCGGCGGTCGTTCTCGCGACGGGTCCGCTCGCGTATCACCTGGCGTCGCTGGCGAACCTCGCCCAGGCACCGACCTGGACGTGGCTGCTGGTGTACCTGATCGCGTTCTCCGCCGCGGCCGTGACGCTGACGGTCAGAGCCGGCCACGCCTGGCTGCGACTGGCGAGCTGGGCGGCGGTGGCCGTGCCGCTGTCGGTCTGGGCGGCGGAGGAGAGTGGTGCGGCGTGGGTGTGGCCCGGCCTCGTCACGCTCGGCGCGATCTACGGCCTGCACCTCCTGGCCACCTGGAAATCGCTGCCGCCCGCCGAGACGCGGCTCGGCGCCGCGGACATCGTCCTGATCCACGGCAATGGCCTCTGGGCCTACGACGCGATCGACTCGCTCGTCCGCCCGGTCGCGCTCGACTGGCTGGGTCCGGCGGCAGCGGTCCTCGCGCTCTGGCACCTGGCGCTTGCCGGCGCGGCGAGCCGCCTCCACCGCGACGCGATGCTGCAGTGGGCGACGCTGTCCTTCGCGTTGGCTGCGATCGGCGTCGCCGTCACCTTCGACGGCGCCGGCCAGGCGACCGGCTGGGCGGCGCTCGGGGCTGGCCTGGCGTGGATGGGACTCGGCGCCGGCCGCACCTGGATGCGCCTGGCCGGGGGGGGGCTCGGAGCGATGGCCCTGCTCCGACTGGTCGAGTGGCACGATCAGGCCCTGGCAGTCGGCACGTGGCCGCTCGTCAACGTGCGGTTCGGCGTCACGCTTTTCGCGCTCGCGCTGCTCTATCTCGTCGCGTGGTGGCACGCGAGGGCCGACCCCCGTCCGCCCGGCGCCCGTCACGTGACCGCCGGCCTCGTCGTCGTCGCGAGCGTGCTGACCGTCGTCGCCCTGACGAGCGAGATCGGCCTGTACTTCGACCTGGCGGCGTGGCAGGCCGCCGATGGCGGCGCCGGCGCGATCACCGCCGGCGCGGCACGGCGTCAGGTCGCCGTCTCCATTGCCTGGGCCGCGTATGCGCTGCTGCTCGTCACGGTCGGTCTCCGCACGTCGTACGCGCCGTGGCGGTACTTCGCCATCGGCCTGTTCGTCCTGACGACGGGCAAGGTGTTCTTCTACGACCTCGCGCAGGTCGACCGCGTCTACCGGATCGTGAGCACCCTCGGCCTCGGCGTGCTGCTGCTCGTCGCGTCCTGGCTGTACCAGCAGCTCGTGTCCAGGCCCAGCCAGCCCGATCAGCTGAACTTGCCCTGA
- a CDS encoding M1 family metallopeptidase: MPTPLRPSAAALAVALLLAAAAGLDARRQPAGPPPPPAALPAPVDRGAPLPGALSPRNANYTIEARLDAQTRTIEGRAEVAWRNISAAPTSELQWHLYWNAWRNSASTWLRGRALGGSARALLERPEADWAAIDITAIRLLGDGPPVDLLPSLRFLAPDDGNEHDRTLASVSLPSAVAPGETINIVIQWRARVPRTFARTGTIGRYFFLAQWFPKVAVLHDGGWRAHQFHSGTEFFSNFGAYDVSLRVPAGWVVGATGREQSREDNDDGTTTHRYVQHDVHDFAWTTSPDYLERTARFEHPTLPAVEMRLLLQPEHARQADRHFDATRAALRYYGEWFGPYPYGHITIVDPAWQSGAGGMEYPTLFTSGTRWLAPRGVTQPEGVTIHEAGHQFWYGIVANDEFEHAWLDEGLNTFSTARVIGEVYQPNHHAERFFGGFIPWVYRDIALSRAVDGNRVAGYRASATIDAQSTPSWQYYPGAGGALSYNKTALWLHTLERLLGWDTLQRILSTFFERFQFRHPTPDDFFRVANEVSGQDLTWFFDQVHRSSSTFDYGIADLTTGPAGIRGWVDGAAGREFRDGSSTEGRYETRVIVRRYGDAIFPVDVVVRFDDGEIVQERWDGRDRWQAYTFVRDARAVSAEVDPDRVLLLDLNVTNNSRTLAPRQREAATKWAAIWLVWLQDLLMTYGMFI, encoded by the coding sequence ATGCCCACTCCGCTCCGCCCGTCGGCAGCCGCGCTCGCGGTCGCCCTCCTGCTCGCTGCCGCTGCCGGCCTCGATGCGAGGCGGCAGCCGGCCGGCCCGCCACCGCCCCCTGCGGCCCTGCCAGCCCCCGTCGATCGCGGCGCGCCGCTGCCCGGGGCGCTCAGCCCTCGCAACGCCAACTACACGATCGAAGCGAGACTCGACGCCCAGACGCGCACGATCGAGGGCCGCGCCGAGGTGGCCTGGCGAAACATCTCGGCCGCGCCGACGAGCGAACTGCAGTGGCACCTCTACTGGAACGCGTGGAGGAACTCGGCGTCGACGTGGCTTCGTGGTCGCGCACTCGGCGGGTCGGCCCGCGCGCTGCTCGAGCGCCCGGAGGCCGACTGGGCCGCCATCGACATCACGGCCATCCGCCTGCTCGGCGACGGGCCGCCGGTCGATCTCCTGCCCTCGCTGCGCTTCCTCGCGCCCGACGACGGCAACGAGCACGATCGGACGCTGGCGAGCGTCTCGCTGCCGTCGGCCGTGGCCCCGGGCGAGACGATCAACATCGTCATCCAGTGGCGCGCGCGCGTCCCTCGCACCTTCGCGCGCACGGGGACGATCGGCCGCTACTTCTTCCTGGCCCAGTGGTTCCCGAAGGTGGCCGTCCTGCACGACGGGGGCTGGCGGGCCCACCAGTTCCACTCGGGCACCGAGTTCTTCTCGAACTTCGGCGCGTACGACGTGTCGCTGCGGGTACCGGCGGGCTGGGTCGTCGGGGCCACCGGCCGTGAACAGTCGCGCGAGGACAACGACGACGGCACCACCACGCACCGGTACGTGCAGCACGACGTCCACGACTTCGCCTGGACGACGAGCCCCGACTACCTGGAGCGCACGGCCCGGTTCGAGCACCCGACGCTGCCGGCCGTGGAGATGCGCCTGCTGCTCCAGCCCGAACACGCGCGCCAGGCCGATCGCCACTTCGACGCGACGCGCGCGGCCCTCCGCTACTACGGCGAGTGGTTCGGTCCCTACCCGTACGGGCACATCACGATCGTCGACCCGGCGTGGCAGAGCGGAGCGGGGGGCATGGAGTACCCGACGCTCTTCACCTCGGGGACGCGGTGGCTCGCGCCGCGGGGCGTGACGCAACCCGAGGGCGTCACCATTCACGAGGCCGGTCACCAGTTCTGGTACGGCATCGTCGCCAACGACGAGTTCGAGCACGCCTGGCTCGACGAGGGCCTCAACACCTTCTCGACCGCGCGTGTGATCGGCGAGGTCTATCAGCCGAACCACCACGCCGAACGCTTCTTCGGCGGGTTCATCCCCTGGGTGTATCGCGACATCGCCTTGTCGCGTGCGGTCGATGGCAACCGCGTCGCCGGGTATCGCGCCAGCGCGACAATCGATGCGCAGTCGACCCCGTCGTGGCAGTACTATCCCGGGGCGGGCGGTGCGCTCTCGTACAACAAGACCGCCCTGTGGCTCCACACCCTCGAACGTCTGCTCGGGTGGGACACGCTGCAGCGCATCCTCTCGACCTTCTTCGAGCGCTTCCAGTTCCGCCACCCGACGCCCGACGACTTCTTCCGCGTCGCCAACGAGGTGAGCGGGCAGGACCTGACCTGGTTCTTCGACCAGGTCCACCGAAGCTCCTCGACGTTCGACTACGGGATCGCCGATCTCACGACCGGCCCCGCGGGCATCAGGGGCTGGGTCGACGGCGCCGCCGGACGCGAGTTCCGCGACGGGTCGTCGACCGAGGGGCGGTACGAGACTCGGGTGATCGTCCGCCGGTACGGCGACGCCATTTTCCCCGTCGACGTCGTCGTGAGGTTCGACGACGGCGAGATCGTGCAGGAGCGCTGGGACGGCCGCGATCGCTGGCAGGCGTACACCTTCGTCCGCGACGCGCGGGCCGTGTCGGCCGAGGTCGACCCCGACCGCGTCCTGCTGCTCGATCTCAACGTCACCAACAACAGCCGGACGCTCGCGCCGCGCCAGCGAGAGGCCGCCACGAAGTGGGCGGCGATCTGGCTGGTGTGGCTGCAGGACCTGTTGATGACTTACGGGATGTTCATCTGA
- a CDS encoding phosphotransferase: MPSTIDVRPAHRFDEGALLQHLERHLPGFAGPLDVRQFAGGQSNPTFLLRAASGDYVLRKQPPGVLLASAHAVEREFRVVRALEGRVPVARALLLCDDPGVIGTRFFVMEYLDGRIFWDPRLPELLPEERRAAYHDMTRVLAAVHAVDWQAVGLEGFGRPGNYFARQVARWTTQYDASQSETIDDMTRLGAWLAAHVPASDETTLVHGDFRIDNLMFHPSEPRIVAVIDWELSTLGHPLADLAYNCLAYYITPAGEPRAGPLAVSGTGLPDEHAHVADYCRHAGRELPADWPFYLAFSVYRLAAIAQGVHARGLQGIESSADPRRFDVVARQLAAVGWRLACG, translated from the coding sequence GTGCCATCCACGATCGACGTGCGCCCCGCTCACCGGTTCGACGAGGGCGCACTCTTGCAACACCTCGAACGACACCTGCCCGGGTTCGCCGGGCCGCTCGACGTCCGCCAGTTCGCCGGCGGCCAGTCGAACCCGACGTTCCTCCTGCGTGCGGCGTCGGGCGACTACGTCCTGCGCAAGCAACCGCCCGGTGTGCTGCTCGCGTCAGCGCATGCCGTGGAGCGCGAGTTTCGCGTCGTCCGCGCGCTCGAGGGGCGGGTCCCGGTGGCACGCGCCCTGCTGCTCTGCGACGATCCCGGCGTGATCGGCACCCGATTCTTCGTGATGGAGTACCTCGACGGGCGGATCTTCTGGGATCCCAGGCTGCCGGAGCTGCTGCCGGAAGAGCGCCGCGCCGCCTACCACGACATGACCCGCGTGCTGGCCGCCGTGCACGCCGTCGACTGGCAGGCGGTCGGCCTCGAGGGCTTCGGCCGCCCGGGCAACTACTTCGCCCGGCAGGTGGCCCGGTGGACGACCCAGTACGACGCGTCGCAGAGCGAGACGATCGACGACATGACGCGGCTCGGCGCCTGGCTGGCCGCTCACGTGCCGGCATCGGACGAGACGACGCTCGTGCACGGCGATTTTCGCATCGACAACCTGATGTTCCACCCGTCCGAGCCGCGGATCGTCGCGGTCATCGACTGGGAACTGTCGACGCTCGGCCATCCGCTGGCCGATCTGGCCTACAACTGCCTCGCCTACTACATCACGCCGGCGGGCGAGCCGCGGGCCGGCCCCCTGGCGGTTTCCGGCACCGGCCTCCCCGACGAGCACGCGCACGTCGCCGACTACTGCCGTCACGCCGGCCGGGAGCTCCCCGCCGACTGGCCGTTCTACCTCGCGTTCTCGGTCTACCGCCTGGCCGCGATCGCACAGGGCGTGCACGCGCGCGGGCTCCAGGGCATCGAGTCGTCGGCCGACCCGCGCCGGTTCGACGTCGTGGCCCGCCAACTCGCCGCCGTGGGGTGGCGCCTGGCGTGCGGCTGA